A region of Salmo salar chromosome ssa17, Ssal_v3.1, whole genome shotgun sequence DNA encodes the following proteins:
- the LOC123728051 gene encoding gastrula zinc finger protein XlCGF17.1-like — MSVYTQAEKPYYCSDCGKRFSRLDTLKSHERIHTGEKPYYCPDCGARFSQKTNLKAHQQIHTGGKRYSCSECGKSFSRSDNLKSHERIHTGEIPYSCSDCGKCFKTSTGLKVHQRTHTREKPYSCSDCVKCFKTSTVLKHHQKTHTGEKPYFCSDCGKRFSRLDTLKTHRIHTGEKPYFCSDCVKCFKTSTELNVHQRTHTGEKPYSCSDCVKCFKTSTELKLHQRTHTGEKPYFCSDCGKCFKTSTELILHQRTHTGEKPYFCSECGKGFSHQSNLKTHQRIH; from the coding sequence ATGTCCGTATACACACAGGCTGAGAAGCCTTactactgctctgactgtgggaagaggttcTCCCGATTGGATACCTTAAAATcacatgaacgtatacacacaggagagaagccttactactGCCCTGACTGTGGGGCGAGATTCTCTCAAAAGACCAACTTAAAAGCACACCAACAAATACATACAGGAGGGAAGCGTTACTCCTGCtctgaatgtggaaaaagtttctCCCGATCGGATAACTTAAAAtcacatgaacgtatacatacaggagagattccatactcctgctctgactgtggaaagtgCTTCAAAACATCAACTGggctaaaagttcatcagagaacacatacAAGAGAAAAGCCTTACTCCTGTTCTgactgtgtaaaatgcttcaAAACGTCAACGGTGCTAAAACATcatcagaaaacacacacaggagagaagccttacttctgctctgactgtgggaagaggttcTCTCGATTAGATACCTTAAAAACACACCGTATACAtacgggagagaagccttacttctgctctgatTGTGTAAAATGTTTCAAAACATCAACTGAGCTAAACGTTCATCAGAGGACTcatacaggagaaaagccttactcctgttctgactgtgtaaaatgcttcaaaacatcaactgagctaaaacttcaccagagaacacacacaggagagaagccttacttctgctctgactgtggaaaatgttttaaaacatcaactgagctaatacttcatcagagaacacacacaggagagaagccttacttctgctctgagTGTGGGAAGGGTTTCTCTCACCAGAGCAACTTAAAAACACACCAACGTATACATTAA
- the LOC106594300 gene encoding gastrula zinc finger protein XlCGF26.1-like isoform X1 codes for MASVKLEDCSQTLELNVNIKDEEAEEKIRTTVNHGHHVETFSTSREQQQEDHRAKRSHHCPHCEEIFPFLSKLKIHLKIHTGEKPYSCSDCGKSFKTSTVLKLHQRRHTGEKPYYCSDCGKRFITSTQLKVHQRTHTGEKPFFCSDCGTSFSQLSHLKTHERIHTGEKPYYCSDCGKCFKTSNELKVHQRTHTGEKPYVCSDCGKCFTTSTDLKVHQRTHTGEKPYFCSDCGESFSQKTNLKSHQQIHTGEKPYSCFDCGNRFSQLGNLKSHERIHTGEKPYSCSDCGKSFSQLHTLKTHERIHTGEKPFVCADCGVSFSHLGTLTTHQRIHTGEKPYSCSDCGKCFTTSTDLKVHQRTHTGEKPYFCFDCGKCFKTSNELKVHQRTHTGEKPYVCSDCGKCFTTSTDLKVHQRTHTGEKPYSCSDCVKSFKTSTELKVHQRTHTGEKPYYCSDCGKRFKTSNELKVHQRTHTGEKPYVCSDCGKSFSQLYTLKTHKLIHTGEKPYSCSDCGKCFTTSTDLKVHQRTHTGEKPYVCSDCGKSFSQLYTLKTHKLIHTGEKPYSCSDCVKDFKTSTELKVHQRTHTGEKPYACSECGKCFKTSNELRIHQRTRTGEKPYACSECGKCFKTSTELKVNQRTHTGE; via the coding sequence gacaccatgttgagacattctctacatccagagagcaacagcaggaagatcacagagctaagaggtctcatcactgcccacattgtgaagagattttcccatttctatcaaagctaaaaatacacctaaaaatacacacaggagaaaagccttactccTGTTCTGACTGTGGAAAAAGCTTCAAGACATCAACGGTGCTAAAACTTcatcagagaagacacacaggagagaagccttattactgctctgactgtggaaaacgtTTTATAACATCAACTcagctaaaagttcatcagagaacacacacaggagagaagcctttcttctgctctgactgtggaactaGTTTCTCTCAACTTTCccacttaaaaacacatgaacgcatacatacaggagagaagccttattactgctctgactgtggaaaatgttttaaaacatcaaatgagctaaaagttcatcagagaacacacacaggagagaagccttatgtctgctctgactgtggaaaatgcttcacaacatcaactgatctaaaagttcatcagagaacacacacaggagagaagccttacttctgctctgactgtggggagAGTTTCTCTCAAAAGACCAACTTAAAATCACACCAAcaaatacatacaggagagaagccttactcttgCTTTGACTGTGGAAACCGTTTCTCCCAATTGGGTAACTTAAAAtcacatgaacgtatacatacaggagagaagccatactcctgctctgactgtgggaagagtttctcccAATTGCATACGttaaaaacacatgaacgtatacatacaggagagaagcctttcgtCTGTGCTGACTGTGGGGTGAGTTTCTCTCATCTGGGTACCTTAACAACCCACcaacgtatacacacaggagagaagccttactcttgctctgactgtggaaaatgcttcacaacatcaactgatctaaaagttcatcagagaacacacacaggagagaagccttatttcTGCTTTGActgtggaaaatgttttaaaacatcaaatgagctaaaagttcatcagagaacacacacaggagagaagccttatgtctgctctgactgtggaaaatgctTCACAACGTCAACTGATCTAAaagttcaccagagaacacacacaggagagaagccttattcctgctctgactgtgtaaaAAGCTTCAAAACATCAACTGAGCTAAAagtacatcagagaacacacacaggagagaagccttattactgctctgactgtggaaaacgttttaaaacatcaaatgagctaaaagttcatcagagaacacacacaggagagaagccttacgtctgctctgactgtgggaagagtttctcccAATTGTATACCTTAAAAACACACAAActtatacatacaggagagaagccttactcctgctctgactgtggaaaatgctTCACAACGTCAACTGATCTAAaagttcaccagagaacacacacaggagagaagccttacgtctgctctgactgtgggaagagtttctcccAATTGTATACCTTAAAAACACATAAActtatacatacaggagagaagccttactcctgctctgactgtgtaaaAGATTTCAAAACATCAActgagctaaaagttcatcagagaacacacacaggagagaagccttatgcCTGCTCTGAatgtggaaaatgttttaaaacatcaAATGAGCTaagaattcatcagagaacacgcacaggagagaagccttatgcCTGCTCTGAatgtggaaaatgttttaaaacatcaACAGAGCTAAAAGTtaatcagagaacacacacaggagagtag